Proteins encoded in a region of the Phoenix dactylifera cultivar Barhee BC4 chromosome 3, palm_55x_up_171113_PBpolish2nd_filt_p, whole genome shotgun sequence genome:
- the LOC103721956 gene encoding structure-specific endonuclease subunit slx1 has protein sequence MGRRRGRSGTQLEAREIERREVGEEEVDEGKESGFFACYLLCSLSPRHKRRTYIGFTVNPRRRIRQHNGEIRCGAWRTKQGRPWEMILCIYGFPSNVSALQFEWAWQHPKESLAVRKAASNFKSLSGVANKIKLAYTMLSLPAWENLNLTVNFFSTKYMKHTSGCPGLPKQMNAVICVMDELPCYVKGQILDVNNEEDEPENNNEDANPSASSDISIYHVEGDASNVQTSSKHLFDWKDADDFRRSVELEDSLCAVLQSPKLTKEYCRKASCNSSTNMLDVSVNHEVEDFYNVGKASFDDLFHWKESDNSRRSMEAMSYCLSESPQPILERSKTSSSRTPRSCGRDPIGCLQGNDLDESRQPSTPQRSNNKASLDSQSLSPEGDVINLVTPSSYLIHFRTKRTLVYPEIIDLTDSPVIIQL, from the exons atgggaagaCGGAGAGGGAGATCGGGAACCCAGTTGGAGgcgagagagatagagaggagGGAGGTGGGGGAGGAGGAAGTAGATGAGGGGAAGGAGAGCGGTTTCTTTGCGTGTTATCTGCTCTGCTCCTTGAGCCCGCGCCACAAGCGCCGCACTTACATCGG GTTTACTGTCAATCCTCGACGGAGGATTAGACAGCACAATGGTGAAATAAGGTGTGGTGCATGGAGGACAAAGCAAGGGCGTCCTTGGGAGATGATTTTGTGCATCTACGGCTTTCCCTCAAATGTTTCTGCTCTTCAG TTTGAATGGGCCTGGCAGCACCCGAAAGAGTCTTTAGCTGTCAGAAAAGctgcttcaaattttaaatcccTCTCTGGCGTAGCAAATAAGATCAAGCTTGCATACACGATGCTCTCTCTTCCAGCCTGGGAGAA TTTAAACCTCACCGTTAATTTCTTCTCAACAAAGTATATGAAGCATACTTCTGGCTGCCCGGGATTGCCGAAGCAAATGAACGCTGTAATTTGTGTCATGGATGAACTTCCCTGCTATGTGAAAGGTCAGATATTAGATGTCAACAATGAAGAAGATGAGCCCGAGAACAATAATGAAGATGCGAATCCTTCTGCTTCATCAGATATATCAATTTATCATGTGGAAGGAGATGCCTCTAATGTGCAGACATCCAGTAAACACCTCTTTGATTGGAAGGACGCTGATGATTTCAGACGGTCAGTGGAATTAGAGGATTCTCTATGTGCCGTCCTCCAGTCTCCAAAGCTCACCAAGGAATATTGCAGAAAAGCATCCTGCAACAGTTCCACCAACATGCTGGATGTATCAGTCAATCACGAAGTGGAAGATTTTTATAATGTGGGTAAGGCTTCCTTCGATGACCTGTTCCATTGGAAGGAATCTGATAATTCTAGACGGTCAATGGAGGCAATGTCATATTGCCTTAGCGAATCTCCTCAGCCCATCCTGGAGCGCAGCAAAACCTCATCAAGCAGAACTCCCAGATCATGTGGTAGAGATCCCATTGGGTGTCTTCAAGGAAATGATTTGGACGAGTCCAGACAACCATCAACTCCCCAAAGGTCCAATAATAAGGCTTCGTTGGATAGCCAATCTCTTTCCCCTGAAGGTGATGTAATAAATCTGGTGACACCATCCAGCTACTTGATTCACTTCCGAACCAAGAGGACTCTTGTTTACCCAGAGATCATCGATCTGACCGACTCTCCTGTCATTATTCAACTGTAA
- the LOC103721955 gene encoding uncharacterized protein LOC103721955, whose protein sequence is MAVGAGLKTSLKSKVKVSAGRLRVAGDGTRIVDGKKHGNRNNVKQNSKRYEKHGSRNNVKKNSKRYESDETETDSEPYQRNRRDKSVKSSLEIDGIISSKRHKGRRKSGETSADKLILKGKKIDGTTSTNRHKGHAEYEVLGKDGKSEEKSNQIAEKKQIRLQTRVLDRTGKKMRINRKASDDGSAESSAPPKKRKRVIKIDPYDISNKRLDNTVPNNEKVVEKKMEMSKNAQFRAIQPSPSILSFVEDNLLGRRRLNELQNAGYNIKLSPLDNIPFSTSKERERIEESVFRNKLEFFAAAKISSSFPPPTIPEIAFAGISNVGKSSLLNALTRQWGVVRTSDKPGHTQTINFFKLASKLCLVDLPGYGFAYAKDEVKEAWEELVKEYVSTRVGLQRVCLLIDTKWGMKPRDRELIDLMEKSQTPYQIVLTKTDIVFPIDVARRAMQIQEDLKKNKSAVNPVMMVSSKSGAGVRSLRTVLATLARFIKP, encoded by the exons ATGGCGGTGGGAGCTGGTTTGAAGACAAGCCTCAAGAGCAAAGTGAAGGTATCAGCTGGAAGGTTGAGGGTAGCTGGGGATGGTACTAGAATTGTTGATGGAAAGAAGCATGGGAACAGAAATAATGTGAAACAAAACAGTAAGAGGTATGAGAAGCATGGGAGCAGAAATAATGTGAAAAAAAACAGTAAGAGGTATGAGTCTGATGAGACTGAAACTGATAGCGAACCTTATCAGAGAAATAGAAGGGATAAGAGTGTCAAATCATCTTTAGAGATAGATGGAATTATATCTTCTAAAAGACATAAAGGTCGACGCAAAAGTGGTGAAACGTCTGCTGACAAGCTCATACTGAAGGGGAAGAAGATAGATGGAACTACATCTACTAATAGACATAAAGGTCATGCTGAGTATGAAGTATTGGGAAAAGATGGCAAGAGTgaagaaaaatcgaatcaaattgCTGAGAAGAAGCAAATTAGGCTCCAAACTCGAGTGCTTGACAGAACTGGAAAGAAGATGAGGATTAATAGAAAGGCCTCAGATGATGGCTCTGCAGAATCAAGTGCTCCACCAAAGAAGAGAAAGCGAGTTATCAAAATTGATCCATATGATATCTCCAACAAGAGATTGGACAATACTGTTCCTAATAATG AGAAGGTTGTAGAGAAAAAGATGGAAATGTCAAAGAATGCTCAGTTTCGTGCTATACAACCAAGCCCCTCAATCCTCTCATTTGTGGAAGACAAT CTATTGGGCCGTAGACGATTGAATGAACTACAAAATGCTGGCTACAACATCAAGCTTTCTCCTTTAGATAATATCCCCTTCTCAACCAGCAAAGAAAGAGAGCGAATTGAAGAAAGT GTGTTTAGAAATAAGTTGGAATTTTTTGCGGCTGCAAAGATCTCTTCATCTTTTCCACCTCCTACGATTCCAGAGATAGCATTTGCAG GTATATCAAATGTTGGAAAATCTTCGTTGCTAAATGCACTCACTAGACAGTGGGGAGTAGTAAGGACATCAGATAAGCCTGGACATACTCAG ACCATTAACTTTTTCAAGCTTGCGTCAAAGCTTTGTTTAGTTGATTTGCCGGGATATGGTTTTGCTTATGCCAAAGATGAAGTCAAAGAAGCCTGGGAGGAGCTT GTGAAGGAGTATGTGTCCACACGAGTTGGTCTGCAAAGGGTGTGCCTTCTTATTGATACCAAATGGGGTATGAAACCAAGGGATCGTGAGCTCATTGATTTAATGGAGAA GTCCCAAACACCTTACCAAATTGTGTTAACCAAGACTGATATTGTCTTCCCTATTGATGTGGCTCGGCGTGCAATGCAAATTCAGGAG GACCTCAAGAAAAACAAGTCAGCAGTTAATCCTGTG ATGATGGTGAGCTCAAAATCAGGAGCTGGTGTTCGTAGCCTGAGGACCGTGCTCGCAACCCTGGCTCGTTTTATTAAGCCATAG
- the LOC103721957 gene encoding CBL-interacting protein kinase 18, whose product MENRGTTLMQRYELGRLLGQGTFAKVHYARNLKTGQSVAIKIIDKEKVLRVGLVEQIKREISVMRLVKHPNIVQLYEVMASKTKIYFVLEYVKGGELFNKVAKGKLKEDVARKYFQQLISAVDYCHSRGVYHRDLKPENLLLDENGNLKVSDFGLSALAESKRQDGLLHTTCGTPAYVAPEVINRKGYDGAKADIWSCGVILFVLLAGYLPFHDSNLMEMYRKIGKGEFKCSSWFPSEVRKLLYKILDPNPSTRISIAKIMENPWFRKGFDDKIINSEGETQESVTVDVAAAFGSSESNTVEGKQESVRVTNLNAFDIISLSAGFDLSGLFEEGDHRKEARFISMQPASAIISKLEDVARRLKLRVKKKHDGVLKMEGSNAGRVLGMDAEIFEVAPLFHLVELKKSNGDTLEYQKLLKEDMRPALKDIVWAWQGDREPQQQQQQQQSQNQ is encoded by the coding sequence ATGGAGAATAGAGGGACTACTTTGATGCAAAGGTATGAGTTGGGGAGGTTACTAGGACAGGGAACCTTTGCAAAGGTACACTATGCTAGGAATCTTAAAACTGGCCAGAGTGTTGCTATAAAGATCATCGACAAAGAGAAGGTGTTGAGGGTTGGGCTTGTTGAGCAGATTAAAAGAGAGATTTCGGTAATGAGATTGGTGAAACATCCAAATATTGTTCAACTTTATGAGGTAATGGCAAGCAAGACCAAGATTTACTTTGTCCTGGAGTATGTCAAAGGTGGTGAGCTTTTTAACAAGGTTGCCAAAGGTAAGCTCAAGGAGGATGTTGCACGAAAATACTTCCAGCAGCTGATCAGTGCTGTGGACTATTGCCACAGCAGAGGTGTATACCACCGTGATCTGAAGCCTGAAAACCTGCTGTTGGATGAAAATGGCAATTTAAAAGTCTCAGATTTTGGGTTGAGTGCCCTTGCTGAGTCTAAGAGGCAGGATGGCTTATTGCACACTACTTGTGGGACTCCGGCTTATGTTGCTCCGGAGGTGATCAACAGAAAAGGATACGATGGTGCAAAAGCTGATATTTGGTCATGTGGGGTGATTTTGTTTGTGTTGTTGGCTGGTTATCTTCCTTTCCATGATTCAAATCTGATGGAAATGTACAGGAAGATTGGAAAAGGTGAATTTAAATGCTCCAGTTGGTTTCCTTCTGAAGTTCGGAAGCTGCTATATAAGATCCTAGACCCAAATCCCAGTACCAGGATATCAATCGCCAAAATCATGGAAAATCCTTGGTTCAGAAAGGGTTTTgatgataaaataataaatagtgAAGGAGAAACCCAAGAAAGTGTTACTGTGGATGTTGCTGCAGCCTTTGGTTCCTCTGAGAGCAACACTGTTGAGGGAAAGCAAGAGTCAGTTAGGGTCACAAACTTGAACGCTTTTGATATCATCTCTCTTTCGGCAGGTTTTGATCTTTCAGGTTTATTTGAGGAAGGGGACCACAGGAAAGAAGCAAGGTTCATTTCTATGCAACCTGCATCGGCCATCATCTCAAAGCTGGAGGATGTTGCCAGGCGCTTGAAGTTAAGAGTGAAGAAAAAGCATGATGGGGTGTTAAAGATGGAGGGGTCAAATGCAGGGAGGGTCCTGGGCATGGATGCTGAGATTTTTGAGGTTGCTCCTCTATTTCATTTGGTGGAATTGAAGAAGTCAAATGGGGATACTCTGGAGTATCAAAAGCTCTTGAAAGAAGACATGAGACCAGCTCTCAAGGACATTGTCTGGGCATGGCAAGGCGATCGTGAGcctcagcagcagcagcagcagcagcagtcgcAAAATCAGTGA
- the LOC103721959 gene encoding EPIDERMAL PATTERNING FACTOR-like protein 4 isoform X2 encodes MELIRGRTRGGSVSKSALLCWVFICLFSACALIPITNRRSVHSENKSSRADSSTQGVSVRRRELSGGPGSYPPLCTSKCGACTPCSPVHVPVPPGTPVIAEYYPEAWRCKCGNKLYMP; translated from the exons ATGGAGTTGATAAGAGGGAGGACGAGAGGTGGATCGGTCTCAAAGTCGGCTCTTTTATGCTGGGTTTTCATCTGCCTCTTCTCTGCTTGCGCTTTGATTCCAATTACTAACAGGAGGAGTGTTCATTCAG AGAATAAAAGCTCAAGAGCGGATTCTTCTACTCAG GGAGTATCGGTGCGGAGGCGGGAGCTGAGCGGCGGGCCGGGGTCGTATCCGCCGCTGTGCACGTCCAAGTGCGGGGCGTGCACGCCGTGCAGCCCGGTGCACGTTCCGGTGCCCCCTGGCACGCCGGTGATCGCCGAGTACTACCCGGAGGCCTGGCGGTGCAAATGCGGCAACAAGCTCTACATGCCCTGA
- the LOC103721959 gene encoding EPIDERMAL PATTERNING FACTOR-like protein 4 isoform X1, with product MELIRGRTRGGSVSKSALLCWVFICLFSACALIPITNRRSVHSGDQENKSSRADSSTQGVSVRRRELSGGPGSYPPLCTSKCGACTPCSPVHVPVPPGTPVIAEYYPEAWRCKCGNKLYMP from the exons ATGGAGTTGATAAGAGGGAGGACGAGAGGTGGATCGGTCTCAAAGTCGGCTCTTTTATGCTGGGTTTTCATCTGCCTCTTCTCTGCTTGCGCTTTGATTCCAATTACTAACAGGAGGAGTGTTCATTCAGGTGATCAAG AGAATAAAAGCTCAAGAGCGGATTCTTCTACTCAG GGAGTATCGGTGCGGAGGCGGGAGCTGAGCGGCGGGCCGGGGTCGTATCCGCCGCTGTGCACGTCCAAGTGCGGGGCGTGCACGCCGTGCAGCCCGGTGCACGTTCCGGTGCCCCCTGGCACGCCGGTGATCGCCGAGTACTACCCGGAGGCCTGGCGGTGCAAATGCGGCAACAAGCTCTACATGCCCTGA